A region of ANME-2 cluster archaeon DNA encodes the following proteins:
- a CDS encoding type II toxin-antitoxin system VapC family toxin, whose amino-acid sequence MIFADSSYFIAIAREKDRWHKDALRAAKINNEALLISDLIISESVTLVGSLEGGKAGQILYEYFVDNCKIVFTDIDLLENAMQTFLMYDGTLSLADATSVEIMHQSGIDRIVSFDGDFDKVNGIKRIH is encoded by the coding sequence ATGATATTCGCAGATTCCTCATATTTTATTGCCATCGCAAGAGAGAAAGACAGGTGGCATAAGGATGCACTCAGGGCAGCCAAAATAAATAATGAAGCACTTCTGATATCTGACTTAATAATAAGTGAAAGCGTAACATTGGTGGGTTCGCTAGAAGGGGGGAAGGCAGGTCAAATTCTTTACGAATATTTCGTGGATAACTGTAAAATAGTATTTACTGATATCGATTTACTGGAAAATGCGATGCAGACATTTTTGATGTATGATGGTACATTATCACTTGCTGATGCGACGTCTGTTGAAATAATGCATCAGTCTGGAATTGACAGAATTGTATCTTTTGATGGTGATTTTGATAAAGTTAATGGGATAAAGAGAATCCATTAG
- a CDS encoding AbrB/MazE/SpoVT family DNA-binding domain-containing protein, with protein sequence MLGETKVSKGYQTVVPSKIRKAHNIIPGDILEWTDTNNGILVHPRKKRTLEDITSLIKSEGDAVEAKKKVQMGLK encoded by the coding sequence ATGCTTGGTGAAACAAAAGTCTCAAAAGGATACCAGACCGTAGTACCTTCAAAGATACGAAAAGCCCACAATATCATCCCCGGAGACATTCTTGAATGGACTGACACTAACAACGGGATACTGGTACATCCCAGAAAAAAACGGACACTGGAAGACATAACAAGTCTTATAAAATCTGAAGGTGATGCAGTGGAAGCCAAGAAAAAAGTCCAGATGGGGCTTAAATGA